One segment of Toxoplasma gondii ME49 chromosome VI, whole genome shotgun sequence DNA contains the following:
- a CDS encoding hypothetical protein (encoded by transcript TGME49_244570), which yields MARVRRIACRENLLFCKTVCCSVPHRRFGDFSRLPFPPVSIAANQERASKQAPVASPSSPSSSLSSPSAFHSCLPHSSFSSLSFLRVTSSSSSLTPAGFSSSSSSDRCRRAEDSCHCSPVLVPPRSLQVSRGSSASFSSARSTARSPLRSSSSLDSPPPVHTVDSASFSHASGGRSRETLEVEALLKVANDLSFSSFLASSFSSRGSSAAKRNLGETSLRASRAGSQSRRDALQSPLLSSAPLVSWGDVLFQAHGLLSQFSVHEIVALLQAMARFGPACLLNAPRSKRGRRDTRYSSLTQRLPSSSALSPSSSSPSSSPLLPSSSPSSSPSSSPSSPPLASSSVDQAECGLHSGEEISKSPREPFRAFTLEQQGFLVDILEDMQTALVAKTACLSAEEICSALNSFQLLHASLTRLRPAFRLRMLELHGEAKRRESDLNDEGEAGDELVLVQTLQGPLERSEPLRGGERNNEADAELHAVSLSDLVKLWHGACALGLSAPAVASAVLAAAQSSQAHKEVASGTEDLVFLVRACAMHLARRSLVEESEVSPRVSAGSFFLETPPPSKQHASSRRLIASASPNEADRDDAEESETDERESVLDWEVAGLMSEALSRVEGRITSFDNRHVILLLEALALVGFAPGSLVDKTLQTCVLPRVCHLRPEELLGLLQAVAALDVQFDDLLQAMGERVTEILPQFELPGLVSLASHFTDLEFPPRLLLSELASRLDEAAATLDDDTLRQMEVLFARHGLPHESICARLETELCPQETGTN from the exons atggCGAGAGTACGCCggatcgcatgcagagagaaccttctcttctgcaaaACCGTATGCTGTTCAGTTCCACACAGGCGATTTGGAgatttctctcgtctccctttcccGCCAGTTTCTATCGCCGCGAATCAGGAGAGAGCAAGCAAACAAGCTCCtgtcgcgtcgccttcttctccgtcctcttcgctctcgtctccttcagctTTTCACTCGTGTCTTCCCcactcttccttctcttcgctttctttcctgcgcgtgacttcttcgtcttcatctctcaCACCTGCTGGTTTTTCCTCATCGTCCTCATCTGACCGGTGCCGTCGCGCTGAGGACTCTTGTCATTGTTCTCCGGTCCTTGtccctcctcgctctctccaaGTCTCTCGAggctcttctgcctctttctcttctgcgcgtTCAACTGCACGGTCTCCACtccgctcttcgtcttctctcgattctcCTCCCCCGGTTCACACGGTTGATTCCGCGTCCTTCTCCCATGCGTCTGGGGGACGCTCGAGGGAAACTCTCGAAGTCGAGGCTTTGCTGAAAGTCGCAAACgacctctctttctcttcttttcttgcttcttcgttttcgtctcgcgGTTCTTCCGCTGCGAAGCGCAACTTGGGAGAGACCTCTCTTCGCGCTTCCCGAGCGGGGTCTCAGTCTCGCCGCGACGCCCTCCAGTCTCcgctcctttcttctgcacctCTCGTCTCTTGGGGAGACGTCCTCTTCCAAGCTCACGGTCTGCTGTCTCAGTTCTCCGTCCATGAAATTGTCGCGCTTCTTCAGGCAATGGCGCGCTTCGGTCCTGCGTGTCTCCTCAACGCTCCTCGCTCGAAAAGAGGTAGAAGAGACACTCGATACTCCTCTCTTACGCAGaggcttccttcttcatctgccctctctccttcctcctcttctccctcctcttctcctcttcttccctcttcttctccctcttcttctccctcttcttctccctcttctcctcctctcgcttcttcttctgtcgaccAAGCAGAATGCGGACTTCACTCTGGCGAGGAGATCTCCAAGTCGCCTCGCGAGCCTTTTCGCGCCTTCACTCTTGAGCAGCAAGGCTTTCTTGTGGACATTCTGGAGGACATGCAGACGGCGTTGGTTGCGAAAACTGCATGCCTTTCTGCCGAGGAGATCTGCAGCGCCTTGAATTCTTTTCAGCTTCTCCACGCTTCTCTCACGCGTCTGCGCCCTGCCTTTAGACTGCGCATGCTGGAATTGCAcggcgaagcgaagaggagggaatCGGATCTGaacgacgagggagaagcaggagatgAACTTGTGCTTGTTCAGACGCTGCAAGGACCTCTAGAGCGATCAG AGCCTCTTCGCGGAGGGGAGCGGAACAACGAGGCGGACGCGGAACTTCAtgcggtgtctctgtcggaCCTCGTGAAGCTGTGGCATGGCGCATGCGCTCTTGGTCTCTCGGCGCCCGCTGTGGCTTCTGCGGTTTTGGCTGCAGCCCAGAGCTCTCAGGCACACAAGGAAGTTGCGTCCGGCACGGAAG acttGGTATTTCTCGTTCGCGCCTGTGCGATGCATCTGGCGCGTCGGAGCCTCgtcgaagagagcgaagtcTCGCCTCGCGTATCTGCTGGCAGCTTTTTCCTGGAGACGCCGCCTCCCTCGAAACAGCATGCGTCCTCTCGGCGGCTGatcgcgtctgcgtcgccgaATGAGGCAGACCGAGACGATGCAGAAGAGTCGGAAActgacgaaagagaaagcgtCCTTGACTGGGAGGTCGCTGGACTGATGAGTGAGGCTCTCAGCCGCGTCGAAGGCCGG ATCACCAGTTTCGACAATCGTCATGTCATCCTTCTTCTTGaagctctcgctctcgtcggCTTCGCG CCGGGCTCGCTTGTCGACAAGACGCTGCAGACTTGCGTGCTGCCTCGCGTGTGTCACTTGCG ACCCGAAGAACTCCTCGGTCTTCTCCAAGCTGTAGCAGCTTTGGACGTCCAGTTCGACGATCTTCTTCAG GCAATGGGCGAACGCGTGACCGAAATTCTCCCTCAGTTCGAACTCCCaggtcttgtctctctcgcctcgcacTTCACCGACTTGGAGTTCCCTCCCAGGTTGCTCCTTAG